The proteins below are encoded in one region of Flavobacterium sp. IMCC34852:
- a CDS encoding TPM domain-containing protein codes for MSKVEDFLTPEEEQEIVEAIRVAEKNTSGEIRVHLEKHTSIDAFERAMEVFHLLKMDETELKNGVLIYLAVKDKTFVICGDKGINDLVPNDFWDCTRDVMVKNFKEGHFKQGLIDGILRAGEQLQKYFPYQEGDTNELSNEISKG; via the coding sequence ATGTCTAAAGTAGAAGATTTTTTAACTCCGGAAGAAGAGCAAGAAATTGTTGAAGCTATTCGCGTGGCCGAAAAAAATACTTCGGGCGAAATTAGAGTACATCTTGAAAAACACACTTCCATCGATGCGTTTGAGCGCGCGATGGAAGTTTTTCATTTGTTGAAAATGGATGAAACCGAGTTGAAAAACGGGGTTTTGATATACTTGGCCGTAAAAGACAAAACCTTTGTGATTTGCGGCGACAAAGGCATCAACGATTTGGTACCGAATGATTTCTGGGATTGTACGCGTGATGTAATGGTAAAAAACTTTAAAGAAGGCCACTTCAAACAAGGTTTAATTGACGGTATTCTTCGCGCCGGAGAACAACTGCAAAAATACTTTCCTTATCAAGAAGGTGACACTAATGAATTGTCAAACGAAATATCAAAAGGATAA